The following coding sequences lie in one Arachis hypogaea cultivar Tifrunner chromosome 9, arahy.Tifrunner.gnm2.J5K5, whole genome shotgun sequence genomic window:
- the LOC112711268 gene encoding uncharacterized protein isoform X2: protein MQFGSFYLHQSWMEKHFCIHLYPEWPGVSSWLLFVRAIQELWQWWSRLLRVVVDTEEEEAVVMVLATAAVVGTTAEAVVEAITTVGILGFCKGLPNKLSLKNIEKVTRRAQEQFQMVLEEKSRFAFDVDLDAPKVRIPLRSRGSTRCDSHFLLDFGQFTLHTAESQSDEQRHNLYSRFYIPGRDFAAFFTDCGSDFGSCSLVKPTHESQIISSPRAKEADNVYSVIDRCGMAVLVNQIKVPHPSYPSTCISIQVPNL from the exons ATGCAATTCGGCAG CTTCTATTTACACCAATCCTGGATGGAAAAGCACTTTTGTATTCATTTGTATCCTGAATGGCCTGGTGTTTCTTCTTGGCTG ctTTTTGTGAGAGCCATTCAAGAGCTATGGCAGTGGTGGTCGCGGTTGTTGCGCGTGGTGGTGGATACAGAGGAGGAAGAGGCGGTGGTGATGGTGCTTGCTACAGCTGCGGTGGTAGGTACAACGGCGGAGGCGGTGGTGGAAGCTATAACAACTGTGGGTATTCTGGGCTTTTGCAAGGGACTGCCCAACAAGCTCTCGCTGAAAAAT ATTGAGAAAGTGACTCGTAGAGCACAGGAGCAATTTCAGATGGTTTTAGAGGAGAAAAGCAG ATTTGCATTCGATGTTGATCTTGATGCTCCAAAAGTTAGAATTCCTCTCAGATCTCGTGGTTCAACCAGATGTGATAGTCATTTTCTTTTGGACTTTGGTCAATTTACACTACACACTGCG GAAAGCCAGTCTGATGAGCAGAGGCATAATCTTTATTCTCGATTTTACATACCAGGACGTGATTTTGCTGCCTTTTTTACGGACTGTGGCTCTGATTTTGGGAGTTGCAGTTTGGTTAAACCAACTCATGAAAGTCAAATAATAAGCTCACCACGGGCCAAAGAAGCTGATAATGTGTATTCTGTCATTGATAGGTGTGGAATGGCAGTACTTGTTAATCAG ATTAAAGTGCCTCATCCAAGTTACCCATCGACATGTATATCCATTCAAGTGCCAAATCTTTGA
- the LOC112711268 gene encoding uncharacterized protein isoform X1 has product MQFGSFYLHQSWMEKHFCIHLYPEWPGVSSWLGKLFVRAIQELWQWWSRLLRVVVDTEEEEAVVMVLATAAVVGTTAEAVVEAITTVGILGFCKGLPNKLSLKNIEKVTRRAQEQFQMVLEEKSRFAFDVDLDAPKVRIPLRSRGSTRCDSHFLLDFGQFTLHTAESQSDEQRHNLYSRFYIPGRDFAAFFTDCGSDFGSCSLVKPTHESQIISSPRAKEADNVYSVIDRCGMAVLVNQIKVPHPSYPSTCISIQVPNL; this is encoded by the exons ATGCAATTCGGCAG CTTCTATTTACACCAATCCTGGATGGAAAAGCACTTTTGTATTCATTTGTATCCTGAATGGCCTGGTGTTTCTTCTTGGCTG ggaaagctTTTTGTGAGAGCCATTCAAGAGCTATGGCAGTGGTGGTCGCGGTTGTTGCGCGTGGTGGTGGATACAGAGGAGGAAGAGGCGGTGGTGATGGTGCTTGCTACAGCTGCGGTGGTAGGTACAACGGCGGAGGCGGTGGTGGAAGCTATAACAACTGTGGGTATTCTGGGCTTTTGCAAGGGACTGCCCAACAAGCTCTCGCTGAAAAAT ATTGAGAAAGTGACTCGTAGAGCACAGGAGCAATTTCAGATGGTTTTAGAGGAGAAAAGCAG ATTTGCATTCGATGTTGATCTTGATGCTCCAAAAGTTAGAATTCCTCTCAGATCTCGTGGTTCAACCAGATGTGATAGTCATTTTCTTTTGGACTTTGGTCAATTTACACTACACACTGCG GAAAGCCAGTCTGATGAGCAGAGGCATAATCTTTATTCTCGATTTTACATACCAGGACGTGATTTTGCTGCCTTTTTTACGGACTGTGGCTCTGATTTTGGGAGTTGCAGTTTGGTTAAACCAACTCATGAAAGTCAAATAATAAGCTCACCACGGGCCAAAGAAGCTGATAATGTGTATTCTGTCATTGATAGGTGTGGAATGGCAGTACTTGTTAATCAG ATTAAAGTGCCTCATCCAAGTTACCCATCGACATGTATATCCATTCAAGTGCCAAATCTTTGA
- the LOC112711268 gene encoding uncharacterized protein isoform X3, whose translation MEKHFCIHLYPEWPGVSSWLGKLFVRAIQELWQWWSRLLRVVVDTEEEEAVVMVLATAAVVGTTAEAVVEAITTVGILGFCKGLPNKLSLKNIEKVTRRAQEQFQMVLEEKSRFAFDVDLDAPKVRIPLRSRGSTRCDSHFLLDFGQFTLHTAESQSDEQRHNLYSRFYIPGRDFAAFFTDCGSDFGSCSLVKPTHESQIISSPRAKEADNVYSVIDRCGMAVLVNQIKVPHPSYPSTCISIQVPNL comes from the exons ATGGAAAAGCACTTTTGTATTCATTTGTATCCTGAATGGCCTGGTGTTTCTTCTTGGCTG ggaaagctTTTTGTGAGAGCCATTCAAGAGCTATGGCAGTGGTGGTCGCGGTTGTTGCGCGTGGTGGTGGATACAGAGGAGGAAGAGGCGGTGGTGATGGTGCTTGCTACAGCTGCGGTGGTAGGTACAACGGCGGAGGCGGTGGTGGAAGCTATAACAACTGTGGGTATTCTGGGCTTTTGCAAGGGACTGCCCAACAAGCTCTCGCTGAAAAAT ATTGAGAAAGTGACTCGTAGAGCACAGGAGCAATTTCAGATGGTTTTAGAGGAGAAAAGCAG ATTTGCATTCGATGTTGATCTTGATGCTCCAAAAGTTAGAATTCCTCTCAGATCTCGTGGTTCAACCAGATGTGATAGTCATTTTCTTTTGGACTTTGGTCAATTTACACTACACACTGCG GAAAGCCAGTCTGATGAGCAGAGGCATAATCTTTATTCTCGATTTTACATACCAGGACGTGATTTTGCTGCCTTTTTTACGGACTGTGGCTCTGATTTTGGGAGTTGCAGTTTGGTTAAACCAACTCATGAAAGTCAAATAATAAGCTCACCACGGGCCAAAGAAGCTGATAATGTGTATTCTGTCATTGATAGGTGTGGAATGGCAGTACTTGTTAATCAG ATTAAAGTGCCTCATCCAAGTTACCCATCGACATGTATATCCATTCAAGTGCCAAATCTTTGA
- the LOC112711268 gene encoding uncharacterized protein isoform X4, with protein MEKHFCIHLYPEWPGVSSWLLFVRAIQELWQWWSRLLRVVVDTEEEEAVVMVLATAAVVGTTAEAVVEAITTVGILGFCKGLPNKLSLKNIEKVTRRAQEQFQMVLEEKSRFAFDVDLDAPKVRIPLRSRGSTRCDSHFLLDFGQFTLHTAESQSDEQRHNLYSRFYIPGRDFAAFFTDCGSDFGSCSLVKPTHESQIISSPRAKEADNVYSVIDRCGMAVLVNQIKVPHPSYPSTCISIQVPNL; from the exons ATGGAAAAGCACTTTTGTATTCATTTGTATCCTGAATGGCCTGGTGTTTCTTCTTGGCTG ctTTTTGTGAGAGCCATTCAAGAGCTATGGCAGTGGTGGTCGCGGTTGTTGCGCGTGGTGGTGGATACAGAGGAGGAAGAGGCGGTGGTGATGGTGCTTGCTACAGCTGCGGTGGTAGGTACAACGGCGGAGGCGGTGGTGGAAGCTATAACAACTGTGGGTATTCTGGGCTTTTGCAAGGGACTGCCCAACAAGCTCTCGCTGAAAAAT ATTGAGAAAGTGACTCGTAGAGCACAGGAGCAATTTCAGATGGTTTTAGAGGAGAAAAGCAG ATTTGCATTCGATGTTGATCTTGATGCTCCAAAAGTTAGAATTCCTCTCAGATCTCGTGGTTCAACCAGATGTGATAGTCATTTTCTTTTGGACTTTGGTCAATTTACACTACACACTGCG GAAAGCCAGTCTGATGAGCAGAGGCATAATCTTTATTCTCGATTTTACATACCAGGACGTGATTTTGCTGCCTTTTTTACGGACTGTGGCTCTGATTTTGGGAGTTGCAGTTTGGTTAAACCAACTCATGAAAGTCAAATAATAAGCTCACCACGGGCCAAAGAAGCTGATAATGTGTATTCTGTCATTGATAGGTGTGGAATGGCAGTACTTGTTAATCAG ATTAAAGTGCCTCATCCAAGTTACCCATCGACATGTATATCCATTCAAGTGCCAAATCTTTGA